In Micromonospora sp. WMMA1363, a genomic segment contains:
- a CDS encoding glucose-6-phosphate dehydrogenase assembly protein OpcA, protein MIGLWDTTGNEVVKALAAERRSAGGVASGMALTLIVVVDEKRVRDAEAAATIAAAAHPCRLLVVVRSDVERDRNRLDAEIVVGGRLGPCEAVVTRMYGRLALHAESVVMPLLVPDVPVVTWWHGDPPAEIATDFLGVVADRRITDAAQATDPIEALRQRARDYAPGDTDLAWTRITLWRTLVAGAFDTTEARITEATVVAPRTDPTAALMRGWLAARLGIDPQWQHTDQHPRMHEVQLRCANGDELTLTRDDSMAIFRRTGQEDRHLPLVRRPLGDELAEELRRLDADQVYAEALGAAAGITGLDQRAARRVHVWKDPAEAQRAEAGITAHTATSGQY, encoded by the coding sequence GTGATCGGCCTGTGGGACACCACCGGCAACGAGGTGGTCAAGGCGCTCGCCGCCGAGCGGCGCAGTGCCGGCGGGGTGGCCAGCGGCATGGCGCTCACCCTGATCGTCGTGGTGGACGAGAAGCGGGTCCGGGACGCCGAGGCGGCGGCGACGATCGCCGCCGCCGCCCACCCGTGCCGGCTGTTGGTCGTCGTTCGCTCGGACGTCGAGCGGGACCGCAACCGGTTGGACGCGGAGATCGTCGTCGGGGGCCGACTCGGTCCCTGCGAAGCGGTGGTCACCCGGATGTACGGGCGACTGGCCCTGCACGCCGAGTCGGTGGTGATGCCGCTGCTGGTACCGGACGTCCCGGTGGTGACGTGGTGGCACGGGGACCCGCCGGCGGAGATCGCCACCGACTTCCTCGGCGTGGTCGCCGATCGACGGATCACCGACGCCGCTCAGGCCACCGACCCGATCGAGGCGCTGCGGCAGCGGGCCCGGGACTACGCCCCCGGCGACACCGACCTGGCATGGACCCGGATCACCCTGTGGCGCACGCTGGTGGCGGGCGCGTTCGACACCACCGAGGCACGGATCACCGAGGCGACCGTGGTCGCGCCGCGGACCGACCCGACTGCCGCACTGATGCGGGGCTGGTTGGCCGCCCGGCTCGGGATCGACCCGCAGTGGCAGCACACCGACCAGCACCCGCGGATGCACGAGGTCCAGCTGCGCTGCGCCAACGGCGACGAGCTGACGTTGACCCGCGACGACAGCATGGCGATCTTCCGGCGCACCGGCCAGGAGGACCGGCACCTGCCGCTGGTCCGCCGGCCGCTCGGCGACGAACTGGCCGAGGAGTTGCGTCGGCTCGACGCCGACCAGGTGTACGCGGAGGCCCTGGGCGCCGCGGCGGGGATCACCGGGCTGGATCAGCGCGCGGCCCGACGGGTGCACGTCTGGAAGGATCCGGCGGAGGCCCAGCGGGCCGAGGCCGGAATCACCGCGCACACCGCGACCAGCGGGCAGTACTGA
- the pgl gene encoding 6-phosphogluconolactonase, with translation MSEASVAVHADADLLAQAVAARLLVRLLDAQAERGQASVVLTGGRVATAVYRAVAALPARDAVDWSRVDVWWGDERFLPAGDPDRNETQARAALLDTVPLDPARVHPMPAAGGPVGGDPEEAAARYAAELARAARPGTAALPHFDVLLLGVGEDGHVASVFPEHPVHYESRPVSAVRGSPKPPPVRTTLTLPAINTAEEVWLVATGTGKARAVGMAFAGAGPVQLPAAGVQGTSRTLWLLDRGAAADVPARFRSLR, from the coding sequence ATGAGCGAGGCGAGTGTCGCCGTCCACGCCGACGCTGACCTACTGGCGCAGGCGGTGGCGGCCCGGCTGCTGGTCCGGCTCCTCGACGCGCAGGCCGAACGAGGCCAGGCGTCGGTGGTGCTGACCGGCGGGCGGGTCGCCACGGCCGTGTACCGGGCGGTGGCGGCGCTGCCGGCCCGGGACGCGGTCGACTGGTCACGGGTGGACGTCTGGTGGGGCGACGAACGTTTCCTGCCGGCCGGCGATCCGGACCGCAACGAAACCCAGGCCCGCGCGGCGCTGCTCGACACGGTGCCGCTGGACCCGGCGCGGGTGCATCCGATGCCGGCTGCCGGCGGCCCGGTCGGGGGCGACCCCGAGGAGGCCGCCGCCCGCTACGCCGCCGAGCTGGCCCGGGCGGCCCGCCCCGGCACCGCCGCCCTCCCCCACTTCGACGTGCTCCTCCTCGGCGTGGGCGAAGACGGGCACGTGGCGTCGGTCTTCCCGGAGCACCCGGTGCACTACGAGAGCCGACCGGTCAGCGCTGTCCGGGGCAGCCCGAAGCCGCCGCCGGTCCGTACCACTCTCACCCTGCCGGCGATCAACACCGCCGAAGAGGTGTGGCTGGTGGCCACCGGCACCGGCAAGGCCCGCGCCGTCGGCATGGCGTTCGCCGGGGCGGGCCCGGTGCAGCTGCCGGCCGCCGGCGTACAGGGCACCAGTCGTACCCTCTGGCTGCTGGACCGGGGGGCGGCGGCCGACGTGCCGGCCCGCTTCCGCAGCCTGCGCTGA
- the secG gene encoding preprotein translocase subunit SecG, which translates to MPIWFAYTLIVLLVITSVMLTLLILLHRGKGGGLSSMFGGGVSSSLAGSSVAEKNLDRYTVLVGIVWFACIVGLGLWLRLQQASGVV; encoded by the coding sequence ATGCCGATCTGGTTCGCATACACGTTGATCGTGTTGCTGGTCATCACGAGCGTCATGCTCACCCTGCTGATCCTGCTGCACCGTGGTAAGGGCGGCGGGCTGTCCAGCATGTTCGGCGGTGGCGTCAGCTCAAGCCTGGCCGGGTCGTCGGTCGCCGAGAAGAACCTTGACCGCTACACCGTGCTGGTGGGCATCGTCTGGTTCGCCTGCATCGTCGGGCTCGGGCTCTGGCTGCGTCTCCAGCAGGCCAGCGGCGTCGTCTGA